A segment of the Anopheles cruzii chromosome 2, idAnoCruzAS_RS32_06, whole genome shotgun sequence genome:
GAGGACAACTGTTGGGCCACCGGCAAGGAGCACATTCCGTTTAACTTCCtgatcggcggcgacggtgtgACGTACGAAGCGCGCGGCTGGAAAAGTCAGCACGGTTTCACGGATCTGCCGGGACACAACACCACCCTGGTGGTGGGTATAATCGGTAAGGATGGTAGTGATGCAAAGTCGAAAACATCACGCTAAGATAACTAATCTATCTCGTGTTTTCTCGTGTTTAAAGGGGACTTTACCGAACGGCAGCCACCTGAAGTGCAGTATGCCGAGCTGAAGGCTCTCTTCACAGAGTCGATTCGCCGCTTCAGCCTATCGGCACAATATCGCATCCGCGGAGTCGTTCACGGGACTCAATCCGCCGGGGACCCCACCGCACTGTACAGCCAACTGCAACGCTGGCCACACTGGGCCGGTCTGGTTGCGGTTTAAGTTGCTCCGATCTATTCAAAACCACCGCACGCTGATCTTTGaatattcttttatttatATCTCTCACTGCTCCTAACCTATTTCGGTTGATGCCTAAAGCTTGCAAAGTATTAAACACTGCTGCTAAAGTTGCTTCTTAAGCGTACGCGGTGCTGGTTCGGGTGGGCGCGGTACTGCTTCTGACGGCAACACGCTCACGCGAGAAACGAAGAATTGACCAAacatggaaataaaaacacaccaaccaCGCACAAAAACCTGTAGACAAGCCACATGAACCTACGCTCTAATGATATACACGGTCGAGTCTAGCGGCCTAACGTTCTAGCGGAAAGGGTAAAGCATGATCGCACCGAGCGCACATGAATACGatccaaaaataaatcactgtTGGTAACGTCGCCGGTGGACTCTTAGCGGGCTTCAGTCCACTTCCAGCTTGCGGAAGCTGCCGGTTATCGTGTCCATGCCCAGggcgctgttgctgttgttgttgcggtccGGACCGTTCCGGGTGACGATGCCACGATCGTCGAGGATTCGCATCTTGTCCGAACTGAGCACAAGGTTGCGCTTAGCCGCCAGTTCCATCTTCCAGATCTCGATCATCTCGGCCATCGGCATCGTACCGCCCAGCTCCTTCGGCAAACACGCCGGATCAACCTTCCGACAGAGATCCTGTGGCGTAACGTGGACCTAAGCAAACAATGAACATGAAGCGTAAGATGGGTTCCGCAGATGTCAGAGGGTTCCACAGACACCCCTAGCCTACCTGTAGCCGTTCCTTCATCTTTTTGGTAACCATCGACTTGCAAGCCTCGATGATGTATTTCACGGTCGACGGTACGTTCACCAGGTGCACCTCCTTATTCCGCATCGGGATCGACTGTTCGCCCCACTTCATGATGCGCAGGAAATCGGTCGGGTTCCAGCAAGCGATGTGTGACGTCGAGATACCCTTGAAGTCCCCAATGTGCACGAACCCACAGATCTGGTTCTCCGGGTCCTCCATCAGCGTCTCGTATGTGATGAAGTGCAACCGGGCCATATCGGAGCTGTTGTGCTCGGTGGGATTGAAATGATCTGCAAAACGACGATCGCGTATCAGCACAAGCGGAGGGACGAAGCATACCTACGACGGCACCGTCGCCGGGGGTCCTACGCACTTGCGAAGCCAATGATCACCCGGCGGCCATGTTTGTCCCGGATGGGCGACGGGAACAGGTAGCCACCGTCCAGCAGCTTCAGTATGTTGGGCGCCGTAAAGTCGAGCGTGTGGATAAGATGGGCAAACACCTTGCGGAAGTTCAGATACTTCAGGATCATCTGCTGCGCCATCGGGACGCTAAACTTTTTCGTGCGCAAAAACCGCAACAGAAACAGATCCTCGGTGCGGACGTTCGCGACATCGCCGTTTTTCTGCAGCCAGTCATGCAGCTGCTCGAGCGACTGCTCGCGTATCGCTTTGTCTTCCCGGAGCTCCTTCCGGGCGATCTTCATGACCGCATCCGTGACGCCCGTGTCCTGGAAAAAGTCTCCCTTCAGCTTGTCGTTGCTGATCCAGGGGAAGTTCAGTATCACCCGTGTGGTAGTCATCGTGGCTTTGGCTGCAAAAGAGAACGGTCGGTTGCGTGTGTTATAGAACAATATTTAAATCTCATGAATTCTACACATCTAGTCGAGGCCTTCGGGGCTTACGCAACTGAAATTGTGAAACCGACGGCTGCTGATGTTGGAATGTCAATATTTACGATTAGGTTGTTGTTGAACCTTCGTCTGGGTGTGCGCAGACGGCTTCCCAGGCGTAATTTAAAGCTTAGTTTCAACCGCAAATCAAATGGCTACCGGGTGCAAGATTATCTGCTGAAACGTTACGGCTACCATTAGCTGTCTGCGACAGGTCAAGCATCTCTTTCGCAAAAACATAATTAGCATATCAAATGGTGGGGAAAAAACGCCCATGTTTGTTCCGTTCTAAGACTGGCGGATCAAGAATAGATGAACCCCTCGGGCCGGGGACCGGTTACCGTCCATCACAGTCTGGCTTCCTAAGGTCGTTGTACAACTGATCGTCCGCACATTGACGCCACcgcgtgacatttcgtttcgaagcGTACGCAGGATCGTTTCGTCACACGCATGTCTGGTACCAAAAGTGCCAAGAACGCAAacgataaatatttgaattaCGTCTGACGGAGCTCCCCTTTATCGGACGCTAAACTAAAATCAGAAAATGACCTCACAGACACAGGCGCTTTGCACCTACATGACAAATGATCTCCGCCGTCCCGTGGCCCAGGCGCACGACTCTCCGGCGTTCTAGGCAATTGACGTTCGGCAAAGTACCCTTTAATTGTTGGGCGAGTAATTTtagaaaattattcaaacaacCTGCGCGGACCCTTGTTTGCTTGCGGTAAACATGTCGAAATCCGGGATCCGAACGTGCTGTTCTGCTCGAGTGTTCGATCAGCAGCCAACGAATTGCAGCATCTTTTAATCATTTCAGATGTATAAAACCCCAATCCTCTTTCGAATGGTTCTAGGTTTGTTGTCAAACACGTGCCAAGGTTAAGCAGATCTGCTAGAGGGCCATTTCCTTTGACGACGTTCGCCATTAATTTAAGCAAAAACATTTCGAATGttattttcgtttcgcgcGAGCAATCGGTGATCGGAGTGGAAAAGATGTCTCTCCCGTTGGCCACATGAGTCGACAAATTCCAATGCCCGTGTGGCAATCAACCATCGGTTTAACGATAGACCCCGCTGGTGGCTCGCTGGCGGTTCTTTCGATTGACAAACGATCGTTAAAAACAGGCACGCGAAGGAAGGGACCTAATGGGAAGGAACATGAAATGCGCATAAAAAGTAGCTTCGAGCTGCCCAAGGCTTTCGGCGATCGCCGGACTAAAGTGGTGCTCTATCCGAAGTCAGTTTTAGGCGAAGATCACGCTGAAAGGCCGATAAGGTAACTTCCGATTTGGGTGAAACAATTAGCGCCCGGCGGGAACCGTTTCGGTTTGACATCGTTTCCTTGGCCATCGTCTTCGTTTCATGGGTCAAAATTCAAGGTCCCTCGGCTTCGCTACGTTACACAATGGAAGAAATACTGACTCGCATGTAGCGCACAACTAACGGCTGTACTGGAGTTGTTTCACGATGCGGTGAGACaacgagacaaaaaaaaaacggtcgacCCGAAGAAACCCGAAATCGGTGTCGAcccgaagaaacgaaaacttCATCAACACACGCGTTTTCCCGCTTTTTTCGGCCAGAAGATGGCGAAACACGTGCGCGTTGGCGTTCGTGGTTGTTATTGTAAAAAGAAAGGCTCAACATTTTGGGCCAGCGGCCCGTTGAGCTGCGCCGACATGAGACACCGGCTAGCACCACAAGTGGCCCACAACCATTTCAATTAACCTTTGGCTATGTTGGCTTCTTTGCATCACCATGGATTACTCACATTTCTCGGGTACCGCAAATCGTCGGGGACGAGATTACGGGCAAATGGATCTACGCCCCAAGCGGGTCAGTAACGAGCGCGCAAATGTGGCGCACC
Coding sequences within it:
- the LOC128267926 gene encoding clavesin-1, with the translated sequence MTTTRVILNFPWISNDKLKGDFFQDTGVTDAVMKIARKELREDKAIREQSLEQLHDWLQKNGDVANVRTEDLFLLRFLRTKKFSVPMAQQMILKYLNFRKVFAHLIHTLDFTAPNILKLLDGGYLFPSPIRDKHGRRVIIGFANHFNPTEHNSSDMARLHFITYETLMEDPENQICGFVHIGDFKGISTSHIACWNPTDFLRIMKWGEQSIPMRNKEVHLVNVPSTVKYIIEACKSMVTKKMKERLQVHVTPQDLCRKVDPACLPKELGGTMPMAEMIEIWKMELAAKRNLVLSSDKMRILDDRGIVTRNGPDRNNNSNSALGMDTITGSFRKLEVD